In Rouxiella sp. WC2420, the following proteins share a genomic window:
- a CDS encoding helix-turn-helix transcriptional regulator produces the protein MLDQNTVEIELRLREFGQFLRSRREKLAPKDVGLPAGFRRRTPGLRREEVALLAGIGGTWYTWLEQGRDVRPSVEVLDAIAVALKLNPAEKRHLFTLAAIPVQEQRSEGAEQVPDSITRMLNGMENQPAYVLGRRWDILAWNSAAAEVFGDFSQLEGDQRNLIYMMFASQSHQKLFVDWDQLAPVSLAMFRADCAFYAGNKDFERLIGLLKAESEVFTSWWTQHDVTHQPSTIKRIQHPELGLLVFEYMSLSVDGCPGMRLIVCTPREKSTGL, from the coding sequence ATGCTGGATCAAAACACGGTCGAAATAGAGTTGAGGCTGAGAGAGTTTGGACAATTCCTGCGGTCACGACGTGAAAAACTGGCCCCGAAAGACGTTGGCCTTCCGGCCGGTTTTCGACGCCGCACGCCAGGGCTACGTCGCGAGGAAGTTGCCTTACTCGCCGGTATTGGCGGCACTTGGTATACGTGGCTGGAACAGGGCCGCGATGTGCGCCCTTCCGTTGAAGTGCTTGATGCAATTGCTGTGGCTCTGAAACTTAACCCAGCGGAAAAACGACACCTATTCACTCTCGCCGCTATACCCGTTCAGGAGCAAAGGTCTGAAGGTGCCGAACAAGTTCCTGATTCTATTACCAGAATGCTCAATGGCATGGAAAATCAGCCGGCCTACGTTTTAGGCCGACGCTGGGACATTCTTGCCTGGAATAGCGCAGCAGCAGAGGTGTTTGGCGATTTTAGTCAGCTCGAAGGTGACCAGCGCAATCTCATTTATATGATGTTCGCCTCCCAGTCTCATCAAAAGCTTTTTGTCGACTGGGATCAGCTGGCACCCGTATCGCTGGCAATGTTTAGGGCCGATTGCGCTTTTTATGCAGGAAATAAGGACTTTGAACGACTGATTGGGCTGCTGAAAGCAGAGAGCGAGGTGTTTACATCCTGGTGGACGCAGCATGACGTTACCCATCAGCCGTCGACTATCAAACGAATTCAACATCCCGAGTTAGGGCTGTTGGTTTTCGAATACATGAGCCTAAGCGTAGATGGATGCCCCGGGATGCGGCTCATTGTCTGCACACCCCGGGAAAAATCTACAGGTTTATAA
- the cysS gene encoding cysteine--tRNA ligase — MLKIFNTLSRQKEEFKPIHAGKIGMYVCGITVYDLCHIGHGRTFVSFDVVARYLRFLGYSLKYVRNITDIDDKIIKRAAENVEGFNDLTDRMIAEMHADFDSLGILPPDLEPRATHHIPEIVEIVQQLIDRDHAYVAVNGDVMFSVASDPNYGLLSRQDLDQLQAGARVEVADVKRNPMDFVLWKMSKEGEPSWNSPWGNGRPGWHIECSAMNCKQLGSHFDIHGGGSDLMFPHHENEIAQSTCAHDGPYVNTWMHSGMVMIDREKMSKSLDNFFTVRDVLKYYDAESVRYFLMSGHYRSQLNYSEENLKLARTSMERLYTALRGTDANAKPAGGEEFEARFRSAMDDDFNTPEAYSVLFDMARDINRLKSENLQAASGLAAELRRLAGVLGLLTQDPEQFLQSGAQADDNDEVAEIETLIKQRKDARASKDWALADQARDRLNEMGIVLEDGASGTTWRRK; from the coding sequence ATGCTGAAGATTTTTAATACCCTGAGTCGCCAAAAAGAGGAATTTAAACCAATTCATGCTGGAAAAATCGGTATGTACGTGTGTGGGATTACTGTTTACGACCTCTGTCACATTGGACACGGGCGTACATTTGTTTCTTTTGACGTTGTAGCGCGCTATTTACGTTTTCTTGGCTATTCGCTGAAATATGTGCGTAATATTACCGATATTGACGACAAAATCATTAAACGTGCAGCAGAAAATGTCGAAGGTTTTAATGATTTAACCGATCGGATGATTGCCGAAATGCACGCCGATTTCGACTCTCTTGGCATTCTGCCGCCAGATCTCGAGCCGCGCGCTACGCATCATATTCCTGAGATTGTCGAGATCGTTCAACAGCTGATCGACCGCGATCACGCCTACGTTGCCGTGAATGGTGATGTGATGTTCTCGGTTGCAAGCGATCCTAATTATGGTTTGCTATCCCGTCAGGATCTCGACCAGTTGCAAGCCGGTGCTCGTGTTGAAGTGGCTGACGTTAAGCGTAATCCGATGGATTTCGTCTTGTGGAAAATGTCGAAAGAAGGCGAGCCAAGCTGGAATTCACCTTGGGGTAATGGGCGTCCGGGCTGGCACATCGAATGTTCTGCAATGAACTGCAAACAGTTGGGTTCGCATTTCGATATCCACGGCGGCGGCTCAGATCTGATGTTCCCGCACCATGAAAATGAAATTGCACAATCGACCTGCGCCCATGACGGCCCGTACGTCAACACCTGGATGCACTCGGGTATGGTGATGATCGACCGCGAAAAGATGTCTAAATCTTTGGATAATTTCTTCACCGTGCGTGATGTGCTGAAATATTACGACGCTGAAAGCGTGCGTTATTTCCTGATGTCAGGCCATTATCGCAGCCAGCTGAACTACAGCGAAGAAAACCTCAAGCTGGCGCGAACTTCAATGGAACGCCTTTATACCGCGCTGCGCGGCACCGATGCCAACGCGAAACCTGCGGGCGGTGAAGAGTTTGAGGCTCGTTTCCGTTCGGCAATGGACGACGATTTCAATACGCCAGAAGCCTATTCTGTGCTGTTCGATATGGCTCGCGATATCAACCGTCTGAAAAGTGAAAACCTGCAAGCCGCCAGTGGTTTAGCCGCTGAGTTGCGTCGTTTGGCTGGCGTGTTGGGTTTACTGACTCAAGATCCAGAGCAGTTCCTGCAATCTGGTGCGCAGGCTGACGATAACGACGAAGTTGCCGAAATTGAAACGCTGATTAAACAGCGTAAAGACGCTCGTGCCAGCAAAGACTGGGCGTTGGCGGATCAGGCGCGCGATCGTTTGAATGAAATGGGTATTGTTTTGGAAGATGGCGCTTCAGGCACCACCTGGCGCCGCAAATAA
- the ppiB gene encoding peptidylprolyl isomerase B, whose product MVTFHTNHGDIVINTFADKAPVTVENFLNYCRKGFYDNTIFHRVINGFMVQGGGFEPGMNQKNTDAPIKNEANNGLKNTKGTLAMARTNDPHSATAQFFINVTDNDFLNFSRENAQGWGYCVFAEVTGGLDVVEKIKAVKTGRSGMHQDVPVEDVIIKSVTVSE is encoded by the coding sequence ATGGTCACTTTTCACACCAATCACGGCGACATCGTTATCAACACTTTTGCTGACAAAGCGCCAGTAACCGTTGAAAACTTCCTGAACTACTGCCGTAAAGGGTTCTACGACAACACTATTTTCCACCGTGTGATTAACGGTTTCATGGTGCAGGGCGGCGGTTTTGAGCCTGGCATGAACCAGAAAAACACTGATGCTCCTATCAAAAACGAAGCGAACAATGGTCTGAAAAATACCAAAGGCACGCTGGCAATGGCTCGTACCAACGATCCACATTCTGCAACTGCTCAGTTCTTCATCAACGTAACTGACAATGATTTCCTGAACTTCAGCCGTGAGAACGCTCAGGGTTGGGGCTACTGCGTATTCGCAGAAGTAACCGGCGGTCTGGACGTAGTAGAAAAAATTAAAGCAGTAAAAACTGGCCGCAGCGGCATGCACCAGGACGTACCAGTAGAAGACGTGATCATTAAAAGCGTTACCGTTAGCGAATAA
- the lpxH gene encoding UDP-2,3-diacylglucosamine diphosphatase: MTTFFIADIHLCEQEPAITAGFLRFLREDAPKADAVYILGDLFEAWIGDDDPQPLHAKISSALNALHQQGVPCFFIHGNRDFLLGRRFARESLMTLLPESKVLELYGRKVLILHGDTLCTDDVGYQKFRKKVHNPLIQKIFLLLPLKWRLAIAAKMRAGSKASNSHKDLTIMDVNQKAVVQEMQNHGVEWLIHGHTHRPAIHEVPLGETLGFRAVLGAWHEEGSMVKVTSDGVELITFPL; encoded by the coding sequence ATGACAACGTTTTTTATCGCAGATATCCATCTTTGCGAACAGGAACCGGCAATTACTGCCGGTTTTCTGCGTTTTTTACGCGAAGATGCACCTAAAGCCGATGCTGTTTATATTCTTGGCGATCTGTTTGAAGCCTGGATTGGCGATGACGATCCACAACCGCTGCATGCAAAAATATCCAGCGCACTCAATGCATTGCATCAACAGGGAGTTCCCTGCTTTTTTATCCACGGCAATCGTGATTTTTTACTGGGCCGCCGTTTTGCTCGCGAAAGCCTGATGACTTTGCTGCCTGAAAGCAAAGTGCTCGAACTTTACGGACGCAAAGTGCTGATTTTACACGGCGATACGTTATGCACTGACGATGTGGGCTATCAAAAGTTTCGAAAAAAAGTCCATAATCCGCTGATTCAGAAAATCTTTTTGCTGCTACCGCTCAAGTGGCGTCTGGCGATTGCCGCCAAAATGCGTGCCGGAAGTAAGGCATCCAATAGTCATAAAGACTTGACCATCATGGATGTAAATCAAAAAGCCGTTGTGCAGGAAATGCAAAACCACGGCGTTGAATGGCTAATACACGGCCACACCCATCGACCGGCAATCCATGAAGTTCCGCTGGGCGAAACCCTCGGTTTTCGCGCGGTGCTTGGGGCATGGCACGAAGAAGGTTCAATGGTAAAAGTTACCTCAGATGGCGTCGAACTGATTACTTTCCCGCTTTAA
- a CDS encoding tRNA-(ms[2]io[6]A)-hydroxylase, whose product MNQDLLAPINDFLHCETPGRWVDVALVNQDIMLIDHANCEKKAAASAMSLMTRYLDRTELLFCAARLAREELHHFEQVVEIMQKRNITYEVLTPSRYANGMLKHSRHGNELNLLVDRLIIGAYIEARSCERFAKIAPYLDKTLSRFYISLLRSEARHFEDYLSLASQYAGEDISDRVEELGRVEAELILTPDEQFRFHSGVPV is encoded by the coding sequence ATGAATCAGGATTTGCTGGCCCCTATCAATGACTTTCTGCACTGTGAGACCCCAGGACGCTGGGTCGACGTAGCCTTGGTTAATCAGGATATTATGCTGATCGACCATGCCAACTGTGAGAAGAAAGCCGCTGCATCGGCCATGAGCCTGATGACGCGCTATCTCGATCGCACCGAATTGCTGTTTTGCGCGGCAAGATTGGCTCGCGAGGAGTTGCATCATTTTGAGCAGGTGGTGGAGATCATGCAGAAGAGAAATATCACTTACGAGGTGCTTACGCCTTCGCGCTATGCCAACGGGATGCTCAAGCATTCACGTCACGGTAACGAGCTGAATTTGCTGGTCGATAGACTAATTATTGGCGCTTACATTGAAGCTCGGTCGTGTGAACGCTTTGCAAAGATAGCGCCGTATCTCGACAAAACGCTGTCACGTTTCTACATTTCACTGCTGCGTTCCGAAGCGCGTCATTTTGAGGATTATCTTTCACTGGCGTCGCAGTACGCCGGTGAAGACATCAGCGATCGCGTTGAAGAGTTAGGAAGGGTAGAGGCGGAACTGATCCTGACGCCGGACGAGCAGTTCCGTTTTCACAGCGGAGTTCCGGTTTAA
- the purE gene encoding 5-(carboxyamino)imidazole ribonucleotide mutase produces MTSNVTPAKIAIVMGSKSDWATMQFAADVLTTLNIPFHVEVVSAHRTPDKLFSFAEQASENGLDVIIAGAGGAAHLPGMIAAKTLVPVLGVPVQSAALSGVDSLYSIVQMPRGIPVGTLAIGKAGAANAALLAAQILALHDTRIAQALATWRKEQTDEVLNNPDPREEA; encoded by the coding sequence ATGACATCCAACGTTACCCCGGCAAAAATCGCTATCGTCATGGGGTCTAAAAGTGACTGGGCTACCATGCAGTTCGCTGCAGACGTCCTCACAACGCTGAATATCCCTTTTCATGTCGAAGTTGTCTCCGCTCACCGCACGCCGGACAAACTGTTCAGCTTTGCAGAGCAGGCGTCTGAAAATGGCCTGGATGTAATTATCGCCGGTGCCGGTGGCGCTGCGCACCTGCCGGGTATGATTGCGGCAAAAACGCTGGTTCCTGTGCTGGGCGTTCCAGTACAAAGCGCGGCTCTTAGCGGCGTGGACAGTCTTTATTCTATCGTTCAGATGCCACGCGGGATCCCGGTCGGTACGCTGGCGATTGGTAAAGCGGGTGCCGCCAACGCCGCCCTGCTGGCTGCTCAAATCCTTGCGCTGCACGACACACGCATCGCTCAGGCTCTGGCAACCTGGCGCAAAGAGCAAACTGATGAAGTGCTTAATAACCCTGATCCGCGGGAGGAAGCATGA
- the purK gene encoding 5-(carboxyamino)imidazole ribonucleotide synthase — protein sequence MKPVCVLGNGQLGRMLRQAGEPLGIAVYPIGIDAEPEAVPFQNSVITAEIERWPETALTRELALHTGFVNRDIFPRLADRLTQKQLLDQLGLATAPWQLLADSSEWADIYSELGELAIVKRRVGGYDGRGQWRFRQGEEATLPEDCYGECIVEQGINFSGEVSLVGARGHDGKTVFYPLTHNLHQEGILRTSVALPTPDSAQQKQAESMLSAIMNELGYVGVMAMECFIVPEGLLINELAPRVHNSGHWTQNGASISQFELHLRAILNLPLPKPVVSTPSVMVNLIGTDVNLEWLNQPLVNLHWYEKEVRPGRKVGHLNLNDANPLLLKDNLQALVPLLPAEYASGIAWALEKL from the coding sequence ATGAAGCCGGTCTGCGTACTCGGAAATGGCCAGCTTGGCCGCATGCTGCGTCAGGCCGGTGAGCCACTGGGTATCGCCGTATATCCAATAGGCATCGATGCCGAACCTGAAGCTGTGCCGTTTCAAAATAGTGTAATCACTGCTGAAATCGAACGCTGGCCGGAAACCGCGTTAACCCGCGAGCTAGCGCTTCATACTGGCTTTGTTAACCGCGATATTTTCCCGCGTCTGGCCGATCGCTTAACGCAAAAGCAGCTGCTTGACCAATTGGGTCTGGCGACTGCGCCATGGCAACTGCTGGCTGATTCCTCTGAATGGGCAGATATTTACTCTGAACTGGGCGAACTGGCGATCGTCAAACGTCGCGTAGGCGGCTATGACGGACGCGGTCAATGGCGTTTCCGTCAGGGTGAAGAGGCGACTTTGCCTGAAGATTGCTACGGCGAATGCATCGTCGAGCAGGGCATCAATTTCTCTGGCGAAGTTTCGCTGGTCGGTGCTCGTGGTCATGACGGCAAGACAGTATTTTATCCGTTGACTCATAACCTGCATCAGGAAGGGATCCTGCGTACCAGCGTAGCATTACCGACCCCTGACTCGGCCCAGCAAAAGCAGGCGGAATCCATGCTGTCGGCAATCATGAACGAGCTTGGTTACGTTGGCGTGATGGCGATGGAATGCTTTATCGTTCCAGAAGGTCTGCTGATAAACGAACTGGCCCCGCGTGTTCATAACAGCGGACACTGGACGCAGAACGGCGCATCCATCAGCCAGTTTGAACTGCACCTGCGCGCTATTCTCAATCTACCGCTACCAAAGCCGGTAGTCAGCACGCCTTCGGTGATGGTCAACCTGATTGGCACCGATGTGAATCTCGAGTGGTTGAACCAGCCGCTGGTTAATCTGCATTGGTATGAAAAAGAAGTACGTCCGGGTCGTAAAGTCGGACACCTCAATCTCAACGATGCTAACCCACTGCTGTTGAAGGATAATCTTCAGGCGCTGGTGCCATTGCTACCAGCCGAATATGCCAGCGGAATTGCCTGGGCACTCGAAAAGTTATAA
- the ybbP gene encoding putative ABC transporter permease subunit YbbP has translation MIWRWFWREWRSPSLLIVWLSLTLAVACVLALGSISDRMDKGLSEQSRDFIAGDRVLQSARPITEAWIQDARQQGLKVSRQLSFMTMTFAGNTPQLADVKATDLAYPLYGKLDTQPANMKPAPGTVLVAPRLLALLNLKVGDNLDVGDTSLRITAVINQEPDSGFNPFQTAPRIIMNLADVPKTGAIQPGSRLTYRYMFAGSAQNIATYGAAVKGLLRPDQRWYGMEESDGALSRSLQRSQQFLTLSALLTLMLSIAAVAVSMSHYCRSRYDLVAVLKTLGAGRRALQKLIIGQWLAVLVLAAVVGSVIGLGFEALLIKMLAPVLPGKLPAAGVWPWVWSMGALVVISLLVGLRPYRQLVATLPLRVLRQDVVANVWPLRYFLPVIALIVIGLLVALVGNSSLLWALLAGIIVLSLLLGGIGWLSLLILRRLTVSHLGLRLAINRLLRQPWVTLSQLAAFSMSFMLLALLLVLRGDLLSQWQQQLPPDSPNYFLLNITKDQVPQVTDFLRQHKVEPDTFYPIVRVRLTKINQHEATDLIKPGDSGREALDRELNLTWMQGLPAHNQILEGSGPPKAGEVSIDSGIADRLGIKLGDTVTFTGDTQDFTAKISSIRKVDWDSLRPNFYFIFPPGALDAQPQSWLTSFHYQQNGQMLVELNRQFPTLSLLDIGSILRQIGDVLQQVSRALEVMVILVILCGGLLLLAQIQVGMHQRRQELVVYRTLGASKKLLRGTLWCEFAVLGLVAGIAAAVGAEAALWLLQRKVFDFPWQPNMVLWWSVPILSAVILSLCGGWLGIRLLRGKALFRSYQG, from the coding sequence ATGATTTGGCGTTGGTTCTGGCGTGAGTGGCGTTCGCCGTCACTGCTGATAGTGTGGCTTTCACTGACGCTGGCCGTGGCTTGTGTGCTTGCGCTCGGCAGTATCAGCGATCGTATGGATAAAGGTTTGAGCGAGCAAAGCCGCGATTTTATAGCCGGTGATCGAGTGCTGCAGTCTGCTCGCCCAATTACTGAAGCCTGGATACAGGATGCTCGCCAGCAGGGGCTGAAAGTGAGTCGTCAGCTGTCGTTTATGACGATGACCTTTGCCGGAAATACGCCGCAGCTGGCCGATGTCAAAGCAACGGATTTGGCCTATCCGCTTTACGGCAAGCTGGATACGCAACCGGCGAATATGAAACCGGCACCCGGAACCGTGCTGGTCGCTCCTCGTCTGCTGGCGCTGCTTAATCTTAAAGTCGGCGATAATCTCGACGTGGGTGATACCTCGCTGCGCATCACGGCTGTTATTAATCAGGAGCCTGATTCGGGCTTTAACCCGTTCCAGACCGCGCCGCGCATCATCATGAATCTTGCTGACGTACCGAAAACCGGCGCGATTCAGCCAGGTAGTCGTTTAACCTATCGCTACATGTTTGCCGGGTCGGCGCAGAATATTGCGACCTATGGCGCGGCGGTAAAAGGGCTGCTCCGCCCCGATCAGCGCTGGTACGGTATGGAAGAGTCTGATGGCGCACTTAGCCGTTCGCTGCAACGCTCACAGCAGTTTCTGACTCTTTCTGCACTGCTCACTCTGATGTTGTCGATTGCGGCTGTAGCGGTGTCAATGAGCCATTATTGCCGCAGCCGCTACGATTTGGTGGCGGTGTTAAAAACGCTGGGCGCAGGGCGCAGGGCGCTGCAAAAACTAATTATCGGTCAGTGGCTGGCAGTGCTGGTGCTTGCAGCAGTAGTGGGTAGCGTCATCGGTTTAGGCTTTGAGGCGTTGCTAATCAAAATGCTGGCACCGGTGCTGCCGGGTAAATTACCCGCAGCCGGAGTATGGCCCTGGGTATGGTCGATGGGCGCGTTGGTGGTCATTTCGCTGCTGGTCGGATTGCGGCCTTATCGCCAGTTGGTGGCCACCTTGCCGCTGCGAGTACTGCGTCAGGACGTGGTCGCCAATGTCTGGCCGTTACGCTATTTTCTGCCGGTAATCGCTCTGATAGTGATTGGCCTGCTGGTGGCTTTGGTCGGCAATAGTTCACTGCTGTGGGCGCTGCTTGCCGGTATAATCGTGCTTTCTCTGTTGTTGGGCGGCATTGGCTGGCTAAGCCTGCTAATACTGCGTCGCCTGACTGTGAGTCATCTGGGACTGCGGCTGGCAATCAATCGCCTGCTGCGTCAGCCCTGGGTCACACTGAGCCAGCTGGCCGCGTTTTCAATGTCATTTATGTTGCTGGCTTTACTGTTGGTGCTGCGCGGTGATTTGCTTAGTCAGTGGCAGCAGCAATTGCCGCCAGACAGCCCGAACTATTTCTTGTTGAATATCACTAAAGATCAGGTGCCACAGGTCACTGACTTCCTGCGCCAGCACAAGGTTGAGCCGGATACCTTTTACCCCATAGTTCGCGTCAGGCTGACCAAAATCAATCAGCATGAAGCCACAGATTTAATTAAACCGGGCGATTCAGGTCGCGAGGCTTTAGATAGGGAACTCAACCTGACCTGGATGCAAGGATTGCCAGCCCACAACCAGATTCTTGAAGGCAGCGGGCCGCCAAAAGCGGGTGAGGTTTCAATTGATTCAGGGATTGCCGATCGCCTTGGGATAAAGCTGGGCGATACGGTAACCTTTACTGGCGATACGCAGGATTTCACTGCCAAAATCTCTAGCATTCGTAAAGTTGACTGGGACAGTCTGCGGCCAAACTTTTACTTTATCTTCCCGCCGGGTGCACTGGACGCGCAGCCACAGAGTTGGCTGACCAGTTTCCATTATCAGCAAAACGGTCAAATGCTGGTTGAATTGAATCGTCAGTTCCCAACGCTGAGCCTGTTGGATATTGGCTCGATTCTGCGTCAAATTGGCGATGTATTGCAGCAGGTTAGCCGTGCGCTGGAGGTTATGGTGATTCTGGTTATCCTGTGTGGCGGACTGCTGCTGTTGGCGCAAATTCAGGTTGGTATGCATCAGCGTCGACAGGAGCTGGTAGTTTATCGCACGCTGGGTGCCAGTAAAAAACTGCTGCGTGGTACTCTCTGGTGCGAGTTTGCAGTACTGGGACTGGTAGCAGGAATTGCAGCGGCGGTGGGTGCCGAGGCTGCGCTGTGGCTGTTGCAACGTAAAGTTTTCGACTTCCCGTGGCAGCCTAATATGGTGCTTTGGTGGTCGGTGCCGATTCTTAGCGCGGTGATACTGTCATTGTGCGGTGGCTGGCTGGGGATCAGACTGTTGCGTGGTAAGGCATTATTCCGCAGCTACCAGGGGTAA
- the ybbA gene encoding putative ABC transporter ATP-binding protein YbbA — translation MPAENVLEVHHLSKHVGQGEHELSILSGVELVVKPAQTIALIGESGSGKSTLLGILAGLDDGSSGEVTLLGKPLSALNEEKRAALRAKNVGFVFQSFMLVPTLNALENVQLPALLRGETDASSREQAVQLLKQLGLGERLHHLPAQLSGGEQQRVALARAFIGKPKLLFADEPTGNLDRQTGERIADLLFSFNRDNHTTLILVTHDEQLAARCQRRLRLRDGKLWEDA, via the coding sequence ATGCCAGCGGAAAACGTACTTGAAGTTCATCATCTTAGTAAACACGTCGGTCAAGGGGAACATGAGCTATCCATCCTGTCCGGTGTTGAGCTGGTTGTCAAACCTGCTCAGACTATTGCGCTGATCGGCGAGTCGGGTTCGGGAAAGTCGACGTTATTAGGTATTCTTGCCGGTCTTGACGATGGCAGTAGCGGCGAAGTCACGCTGCTCGGCAAGCCTTTATCAGCACTCAATGAAGAAAAGCGTGCGGCGCTTAGAGCCAAAAACGTCGGCTTCGTTTTTCAGTCATTTATGCTGGTCCCCACGCTGAACGCCTTGGAAAATGTTCAGCTTCCCGCTTTGCTGCGCGGTGAAACCGATGCCAGCAGTCGTGAACAGGCAGTTCAATTGCTTAAACAGTTAGGACTTGGGGAGCGGTTACATCATTTGCCGGCCCAGCTTTCTGGTGGTGAGCAGCAGCGTGTTGCGCTGGCCCGCGCCTTCATCGGCAAACCTAAACTGCTTTTCGCCGATGAGCCGACGGGCAATCTCGATCGCCAGACCGGAGAGCGCATCGCCGATCTGCTGTTCTCGTTTAATCGCGATAATCACACCACGCTGATTTTGGTCACCCATGATGAGCAACTTGCCGCGCGCTGTCAGAGACGCCTGCGATTGCGAGACGGAAAATTGTGGGAGGATGCATGA
- the tesA gene encoding multifunctional acyl-CoA thioesterase I/protease I/lysophospholipase L1: MNFKYVFRWHLPFLLLMGILSFRAVAADTLLIVGDSLSAVYRLPANTSWPTLLNNQWKKRSGLPDIVNASISGDTSAQGLARLPALLQQHHPRWVLIELGANDGLRGFAPQTISQTLSQIITLVKQAHAQPLLMQIRLPPNYGKRYNDAFYAIYPTLAKQADIPLVPFFMEQVAIKPEWMQDDGLHPNQAAQNFIADWMSGKLAPLVAPSLSKP; encoded by the coding sequence ATGAACTTCAAGTACGTTTTCCGCTGGCATCTTCCCTTCCTTCTGTTGATGGGAATATTAAGTTTTCGCGCCGTTGCTGCTGATACGCTGCTGATTGTAGGCGACAGTTTGAGTGCGGTTTACCGTTTACCGGCAAACACTTCGTGGCCTACGCTACTGAATAATCAGTGGAAAAAACGTAGCGGCCTGCCTGATATTGTCAACGCAAGTATCAGCGGTGACACCTCGGCACAAGGCCTGGCTCGCCTGCCTGCCCTCTTGCAACAGCATCATCCGCGCTGGGTGTTGATTGAGCTGGGAGCTAACGACGGTCTGCGCGGTTTTGCTCCGCAAACCATTAGCCAGACGCTGAGCCAAATCATCACCTTGGTTAAACAGGCACATGCTCAGCCACTGCTGATGCAAATCCGCCTGCCGCCAAACTACGGTAAACGCTATAACGACGCGTTTTATGCGATTTATCCGACACTGGCAAAGCAGGCCGATATCCCGTTGGTGCCATTCTTTATGGAACAAGTGGCGATTAAACCCGAATGGATGCAAGACGATGGGCTTCATCCAAATCAAGCGGCGCAAAACTTTATTGCTGACTGGATGTCCGGCAAACTAGCTCCATTGGTTGCTCCATCATTGAGTAAACCATAA
- a CDS encoding SDR family oxidoreductase, translating to MQKAVLITGCSSGIGLVAAQDLQNRGYRVLAACRKAADLEHLQQLGFETIELDLDDKTSVARAAAKVIELTGNRLYGLFNNAGYGVYGPLHTTSREQFEQQFSTNLFGTHQLTQLLLPAMLAHAEGRIILTSSILGLITMPNRGIYGASKYALEAWSDALRMELHGTGIKVSIIEPGPLSSKFADNVKQTQSDKPIFNSAMTERFTLTSEAVLPKLRHALESPRPKLRYPVTFIAHVVSVLKRLLPGRLIDILVRGNS from the coding sequence ATGCAAAAAGCTGTTTTGATTACCGGTTGTTCCAGTGGAATAGGGCTGGTGGCGGCACAGGATCTCCAAAATCGGGGTTATCGCGTGCTTGCCGCCTGTCGTAAGGCTGCTGATTTAGAACACCTTCAACAACTCGGTTTCGAGACCATAGAACTCGATCTGGACGATAAAACCTCTGTTGCCCGAGCAGCAGCAAAGGTTATCGAGTTAACAGGCAACCGGCTTTACGGATTGTTCAATAATGCCGGATATGGCGTTTATGGGCCGTTACACACCACCAGTCGCGAGCAGTTTGAACAGCAATTTTCAACTAATCTGTTCGGCACTCATCAGCTGACACAGCTTCTCCTGCCTGCCATGCTGGCCCATGCCGAAGGGCGTATCATCTTGACGAGTTCCATTTTGGGGCTTATCACCATGCCCAATCGTGGCATTTATGGTGCCAGTAAATATGCGCTAGAAGCCTGGTCTGACGCGCTGCGCATGGAGTTGCACGGTACTGGTATCAAGGTCAGCATCATTGAGCCCGGCCCGCTTAGCAGCAAATTTGCCGACAACGTGAAGCAGACGCAGTCCGATAAGCCGATATTCAACTCGGCCATGACGGAAAGATTTACACTGACTTCTGAGGCAGTTTTACCAAAATTGCGCCATGCTTTAGAAAGTCCACGTCCCAAATTGCGCTATCCCGTTACGTTCATCGCGCACGTCGTGTCCGTACTAAAACGCCTACTGCCAGGCCGCCTGATAGATATTCTGGTGCGCGGTAATAGTTGA